In Phycisphaerae bacterium, a genomic segment contains:
- a CDS encoding sulfite exporter TauE/SafE family protein: MLLAAVSLTQILELLGIGALAGVLGGMLGIGGGIVMIPAMVFILGQAETYGPNYFHAYKLAAITTSIILSLPAAIRHSRAKAVVYAMLPGMVPLALVGVLAGVLTASYLTGASTNTLRRIFGVFLEFVVVVTAFQEWRSLKGEPHLCDACPMPRRRALLGTIVGLPAGIIAGLLGVGGGIWAVPAQSLLFGVRLRNAIANSTVMIIGVAALTSLSLTTFIARLPADPKMSAATGWWLALWLAPGAILGGWCGAGLTHRLPVRWLRYTFLVLLAITGYRLITG, translated from the coding sequence GTGCTGCTCGCCGCCGTCAGCCTGACACAAATCCTCGAGCTGCTCGGCATCGGCGCGCTCGCCGGCGTGCTGGGTGGCATGCTCGGCATCGGCGGTGGCATCGTCATGATCCCCGCCATGGTCTTTATCCTCGGGCAAGCTGAGACCTACGGCCCCAACTACTTCCACGCCTACAAGCTCGCCGCCATTACGACCTCGATCATCCTGTCGCTACCCGCGGCCATCCGGCACAGCCGCGCTAAGGCCGTTGTCTACGCCATGCTGCCCGGGATGGTGCCGCTGGCGCTCGTCGGCGTGCTCGCCGGCGTGCTCACGGCGAGCTATCTCACGGGCGCGAGCACGAACACGCTCCGCCGGATCTTCGGCGTGTTCCTCGAATTCGTCGTCGTCGTCACCGCGTTCCAGGAATGGCGCTCGCTCAAGGGCGAGCCGCACCTGTGTGACGCGTGCCCCATGCCGCGCCGGCGGGCGCTGCTCGGGACCATCGTCGGCCTGCCCGCCGGCATCATCGCGGGGCTGCTCGGCGTCGGCGGCGGCATCTGGGCTGTGCCCGCGCAGAGCCTGCTCTTCGGCGTCCGGCTGCGTAACGCGATCGCGAACTCCACGGTGATGATCATTGGCGTGGCAGCGCTGACATCGCTGAGTCTGACAACATTCATCGCGCGCCTGCCGGCCGACCCGAAGATGAGTGCAGCGACGGGCTGGTGGCTGGCCCTCTGGCTGGCCCCCGGTGCGATCCTGGGCGGCTGGTGCGGCGCCGGCCTGACGCACCGCCTCCCCGTCCGCTGGCTGCGCTATACGTTTCTCGTATTGCTGGCCATCACCGGCTATCGCCTGATCACCGGCTGA
- a CDS encoding tyrosine-protein phosphatase: MVRSRKRRVVVTVLALAVCAAAVGVGAACYANRLPKRFAPVVEGRLYRSGEVSPSQLERLQRDYGIGRVVCLLNSEARVTAAEREAAQRLGVVWENVSLPGDGASTPAERDRIRQLLLDPNAPPTLVHCAAGVNRTGLAVGMYRLHAQHWPLEKVMAELLASDFENEPKHEELRAALVAEAASTQPAADRGPEASDAVGDAD; the protein is encoded by the coding sequence ATGGTGCGAAGTCGCAAACGGCGAGTGGTCGTGACGGTGCTGGCGCTCGCGGTGTGCGCGGCCGCGGTCGGCGTCGGGGCCGCGTGCTACGCGAATCGCCTGCCGAAGCGGTTCGCGCCCGTGGTCGAGGGGCGCCTCTATCGCAGCGGGGAGGTTTCGCCGAGCCAACTGGAGCGGCTGCAGCGCGACTATGGGATCGGGCGGGTCGTGTGTCTTCTGAACTCCGAAGCGCGGGTGACGGCGGCGGAGCGGGAGGCGGCCCAACGGCTGGGCGTCGTGTGGGAAAACGTCTCGTTGCCGGGCGATGGTGCGAGTACGCCGGCGGAGCGGGATCGGATTCGGCAGTTGCTGCTGGATCCGAATGCGCCGCCGACGCTGGTGCACTGTGCGGCGGGGGTGAATCGCACCGGGCTGGCGGTGGGGATGTACCGACTGCACGCGCAGCATTGGCCGCTGGAGAAGGTGATGGCCGAGCTGTTGGCGAGTGATTTCGAGAACGAGCCGAAACACGAAGAGCTGCGGGCGGCGCTCGTGGCGGAGGCGGCCAGCACGCAGCCGGCCGCTGATCGCGGGCCAGAAGCGTCTGATGCCGTGGGGGATGCGGATTAG